The Xenorhabdus doucetiae genome has a window encoding:
- the artP gene encoding arginine ABC transporter ATP-binding protein ArtP encodes MSIQLKNINCFYGSQQALFDINFECTSGETVVLLGPSGAGKSSLLRVLNLLEMPRAGLLNVAMHQFDFKQQPNHKEILALRQNVGMVFQQYNLWPHLTVMDNLIEAPCRVLKQSKQQAREKAAKLLSRLRLGEFANRFPLHLSGGQQQRVAIARALMMEPQVLLFDEPTAALDPEITSQVIDIIKELAETGITQVIVTHEVELARKTASQVVYMEQGHIIEKGDITHFMSPQTEAFAHYLSH; translated from the coding sequence ATGAGCATTCAATTAAAAAACATAAATTGTTTCTATGGTTCACAACAAGCTCTGTTCGATATCAATTTTGAATGTACATCGGGCGAAACTGTCGTGTTACTGGGACCCAGCGGGGCCGGCAAGAGTTCTTTGCTGCGTGTCTTGAATTTATTGGAGATGCCGCGTGCTGGGCTACTCAATGTGGCTATGCACCAATTTGATTTCAAACAACAGCCTAACCACAAAGAAATTTTGGCGTTGCGCCAAAACGTTGGCATGGTCTTCCAACAATACAATCTGTGGCCCCACCTAACCGTGATGGATAATTTGATTGAGGCGCCTTGCCGGGTATTGAAGCAATCGAAACAACAAGCGCGAGAAAAAGCAGCAAAACTACTTTCCCGACTCCGCTTAGGCGAATTCGCCAACCGTTTTCCGCTGCATCTTTCCGGTGGGCAGCAACAGCGGGTTGCCATTGCACGTGCATTAATGATGGAGCCTCAGGTTTTATTGTTTGATGAACCCACGGCTGCACTCGATCCTGAAATCACTTCTCAAGTCATTGACATTATCAAAGAACTGGCTGAAACCGGTATCACTCAGGTTATAGTGACGCATGAAGTGGAATTAGCGCGCAAAACAGCAAGCCAGGTTGTATACATGGAACAAGGGCACATTATCGAAAAAGGTGACATCACTCATTTTATGTCTCCTCAAACAGAAGCCTTTGCGCATTATTTGTCACACTGA
- a CDS encoding lysine exporter LysO family protein, giving the protein MYSGLLIILLPLTLGYLIHLNNKSILTFVHQLLSVMVYIILILMGISLAMLENLSNNLLSILLYATTFFLCIFVVNIIALFLLDKRKPWIINAHKQEKPPSRLHMALDSVKLCGALVLGFLLGLTNWSWFQFSGRASEIVLIFLLFLVGIQLRNNGMSLKQTLLNRRGTIIAITVAISSLLGGVLAAFLLGLPIKTGLAIASGYGWYSLSGILISDAYEPVLGSAAFFNDLARELVSIMLIPMLINRYRSTALGLTGATSIDFSLPILQRCGGVSIVPVAIVHGFILSLLTPLFIAFFTQ; this is encoded by the coding sequence ATGTATTCAGGATTATTAATTATTCTCCTGCCTTTAACTCTGGGCTACCTTATTCATCTGAATAATAAATCGATACTGACCTTCGTGCATCAGCTACTCAGTGTCATGGTTTATATCATTCTCATTTTGATGGGCATCAGCCTCGCCATGCTGGAAAACCTGAGCAATAATTTACTTTCTATCTTGCTGTATGCGACAACGTTTTTTCTGTGCATTTTTGTGGTTAATATTATAGCGCTTTTCCTTTTGGATAAACGAAAACCGTGGATTATTAATGCACATAAACAAGAAAAACCGCCCTCACGATTACATATGGCATTAGACTCTGTCAAATTATGCGGCGCATTAGTATTGGGATTTCTGCTTGGGTTAACAAACTGGTCATGGTTTCAGTTTTCCGGCCGTGCCAGTGAAATTGTCTTGATTTTTTTGCTATTTCTCGTTGGAATTCAACTACGCAATAACGGTATGAGCTTAAAGCAAACACTGTTGAATCGCCGTGGTACGATTATTGCCATCACCGTTGCCATAAGTTCTCTGCTGGGCGGCGTGTTGGCGGCATTTTTGTTGGGATTACCGATCAAAACAGGCCTTGCTATTGCATCAGGATACGGTTGGTATTCCCTTTCCGGCATTTTAATTTCCGACGCTTACGAGCCAGTGCTTGGTAGTGCTGCATTCTTCAATGACTTAGCTCGTGAATTAGTCTCAATCATGCTCATTCCCATGTTAATAAATCGCTACCGTTCAACCGCACTAGGTTTAACAGGTGCAACTTCAATCGACTTTTCTTTACCGATCTTACAACGCTGCGGTGGTGTAAGCATCGTGCCAGTCGCTATCGTTCATGGTTTTATATTGAGTTTACTGACCCCTTTGTTCATCGCCTTTTTTACTCAATAA
- the macA gene encoding macrolide transporter subunit MacA, producing the protein MNLLSIKYRWLATGMIFIAIASALLYFFYRPKPITYQTSPVVRGDFARSVSAVGQLDAVSKVDVGAQVSGQLKELYVKLGDKVSQGQLLALIDPQTAKNTVEEIQETAKSLEANLRGAQAELKLAQLKVKRQKYLFKSHLISHQDLDSDITDMQAKTAKIDDLMAQIKQNKAKLDSAKTNLQYTRITAPIEGIVADIKTFQGQTVIAAQQAPTILTLANLDTMIVNTQISEADVVSLKPGQKVSFTILGAPGKQFHSILKDILPTPQVVNNVNFYSARFEVPNPQHILRLQMTAQVKIELQTLHNVLMIPISSLEVSSNQSSTSQSSTSISPSSSPQYEVSVLRNGKAEKRKVTIGAFDNINVQVLSGLKENERVVTSRSDSSVEEE; encoded by the coding sequence ATGAATCTTCTTTCTATCAAATATCGTTGGCTTGCAACAGGGATGATTTTCATAGCTATTGCTTCTGCATTGCTCTATTTCTTTTATCGCCCAAAACCCATTACCTATCAGACAAGCCCCGTGGTAAGAGGGGATTTCGCAAGAAGTGTCTCAGCGGTAGGTCAGTTGGATGCAGTCAGTAAAGTTGATGTGGGCGCTCAGGTGAGTGGTCAGTTAAAAGAGCTTTATGTGAAATTGGGGGATAAGGTTAGTCAGGGACAATTGCTGGCATTGATTGATCCACAAACAGCAAAAAATACGGTGGAAGAAATTCAGGAAACAGCAAAATCACTGGAGGCCAATCTCCGTGGGGCGCAGGCTGAATTAAAACTTGCGCAGCTTAAAGTGAAGCGTCAGAAGTATTTGTTTAAATCACATTTAATTTCCCATCAAGACTTGGATTCCGACATCACAGATATGCAGGCTAAGACCGCTAAAATTGATGACTTAATGGCGCAAATTAAACAAAACAAGGCCAAACTGGATTCGGCAAAAACGAATTTGCAATACACCAGAATTACTGCCCCAATTGAGGGTATTGTGGCAGATATTAAAACATTCCAGGGGCAAACTGTGATTGCGGCACAGCAAGCGCCCACTATCCTGACACTTGCTAATCTCGATACCATGATTGTTAACACCCAAATATCGGAGGCGGATGTTGTCAGTTTAAAACCCGGGCAGAAAGTCTCATTTACTATCTTAGGGGCACCAGGGAAACAATTTCACAGCATTTTGAAAGATATTCTACCCACACCGCAAGTTGTGAATAATGTTAATTTCTACTCTGCCCGCTTTGAAGTCCCTAATCCCCAACATATTTTGCGTTTACAGATGACTGCGCAAGTAAAAATAGAGCTTCAGACCCTGCATAATGTATTGATGATCCCGATTTCATCCTTAGAGGTATCTTCCAATCAGTCTTCAACTTCTCAGTCTTCAACTTCAATTTCACCTTCATCTTCACCGCAATATGAAGTCAGTGTCTTGCGTAATGGCAAAGCAGAGAAACGTAAGGTCACGATAGGCGCCTTTGATAATATTAATGTTCAGGTACTCTCTGGGTTGAAGGAAAACGAACGTGTGGTCACCAGTCGCAGTGATAGTAGCGTAGAGGAAGAATAA
- the macB gene encoding macrolide ABC transporter ATP-binding protein/permease MacB translates to MSTLLELKGVSRCYQAGEGQVTVLEDISLSIQAGEMVAIVGASGSGKSTLMNILGCLDKPSSGEYWVAGRNIADLDSDQLAELRREYFGFIFQRYHLLTHLTAEQNVEIPAIYSGASKIQRRERALELLGRLGLENRINYRPSQLSGGQQQRVSIARALMNGGQVILADEPTGALDSTSGQEMMEILKELCQRGHTVVIVTHDPHIAAQAQRVIEIKDGRIMSDSRTSEHHTLPHTSSVNAKTVNVKTSFVQQAWGRFNEALLMAWRAMNVNKLRTLLTMLGIIIGIASVVTIIVIGDAAKSMVLSHIKSIATNSISIYPGKDFGSDNSLDTQAMKLADIPAIQSQPYIQAVSPQFMGSGRLRQGNIDANAQVSGVGSDFFQVYAMKFAQGIPFTSEMVERQSQVVIIDDNTRKKFFPYQNNVIGKELLLANIPLTVIGVIANGQSFYGGDSLQIWLPYSTMNNRLIKQSYLSSIVVRLRDGYDSNEAEEKLSNLLIFRHGKKNFHIYSINKTIEIMDKTTQTMQIFLTLVAVISLVVGGIGVMNIMLVSVTERTREIGIRMAVGARTSDILQQFLIEAVLVCLIGGILGITLSSSLSLMAQWMLPKWDFAYSPIAFIIAFGCSTAIGVIFGFLPARNAARLDPIEALARE, encoded by the coding sequence ATGAGTACGTTACTGGAATTAAAAGGAGTTAGTCGTTGTTATCAGGCCGGGGAAGGTCAAGTGACTGTTCTGGAAGATATCTCATTATCCATACAGGCTGGAGAAATGGTGGCGATTGTTGGTGCTTCCGGTTCTGGTAAATCGACTTTAATGAATATATTGGGCTGTTTGGATAAACCCAGTAGTGGAGAGTATTGGGTTGCAGGGAGAAATATTGCTGACTTGGATAGTGATCAATTGGCCGAGCTGCGCAGAGAGTATTTTGGGTTCATTTTTCAGCGTTATCATTTATTGACGCATTTAACCGCCGAACAAAATGTTGAGATCCCGGCAATTTATTCCGGTGCTTCCAAAATACAACGTCGTGAGCGGGCGCTTGAATTACTGGGGCGTCTTGGATTGGAAAACCGGATTAACTATCGGCCAAGCCAGCTCTCAGGCGGACAACAACAGCGGGTCAGCATTGCCAGGGCACTGATGAATGGTGGGCAAGTCATTCTTGCGGATGAACCGACGGGAGCATTGGATAGTACTTCCGGTCAGGAAATGATGGAGATCTTGAAGGAACTCTGTCAGCGGGGGCATACCGTCGTTATTGTGACTCATGATCCCCATATTGCGGCACAGGCTCAAAGAGTGATTGAAATTAAAGATGGGCGTATTATGAGTGACTCACGCACTTCTGAACATCACACTTTGCCTCATACTTCCTCTGTAAATGCAAAAACTGTCAATGTAAAAACGTCTTTCGTTCAACAAGCCTGGGGACGTTTTAATGAAGCCTTATTGATGGCATGGCGTGCCATGAATGTGAATAAGCTGCGCACCTTGCTGACAATGCTTGGGATTATCATAGGCATCGCTTCTGTCGTCACCATTATCGTGATTGGTGATGCGGCAAAATCAATGGTGTTATCACATATTAAATCTATTGCCACTAACTCTATATCAATTTATCCAGGAAAAGACTTTGGCAGTGATAATTCTTTGGATACGCAGGCAATGAAACTGGCCGATATTCCGGCAATACAGTCTCAGCCCTATATTCAGGCTGTTTCCCCCCAATTCATGGGCAGTGGGCGTCTGCGTCAAGGCAATATAGATGCCAATGCACAGGTATCGGGTGTTGGCAGTGATTTTTTTCAGGTATATGCCATGAAATTTGCTCAAGGTATTCCTTTTACTTCAGAAATGGTTGAGCGCCAGTCTCAAGTGGTCATCATTGATGATAATACCCGTAAGAAATTCTTTCCTTATCAGAATAATGTGATAGGCAAAGAGTTGCTGTTGGCAAATATTCCTTTGACCGTGATTGGTGTGATTGCCAACGGGCAAAGTTTTTATGGTGGTGATTCATTACAAATTTGGCTGCCCTACAGTACGATGAATAATCGTTTGATAAAACAAAGCTACCTGAGTTCGATTGTTGTCAGGCTGAGAGATGGCTATGATTCCAATGAAGCCGAAGAAAAATTGAGCAATTTGTTAATATTCCGTCATGGTAAAAAGAATTTTCACATTTATAGTATTAATAAGACCATTGAAATAATGGATAAAACCACACAGACAATGCAAATATTCTTAACATTAGTTGCAGTCATATCCTTGGTGGTTGGGGGAATTGGTGTCATGAATATCATGCTGGTATCCGTTACCGAACGGACTCGGGAGATTGGTATTCGTATGGCAGTAGGTGCCAGAACCAGTGACATTTTACAGCAATTTCTTATCGAAGCCGTTTTGGTTTGTTTGATTGGGGGGATACTAGGGATTACCCTGTCGTCCAGCCTTTCTCTAATGGCACAGTGGATGCTGCCGAAATGGGATTTCGCTTATAGCCCGATTGCATTTATCATCGCGTTTGGTTGCTCAACGGCAATAGGAGTCATCTTTGGTTTCCTGCCCGCGAGAAATGCAGCTCGCCTCGATCCTATAGAGGCTTTGGCAAGAGAATAA
- the cspD gene encoding cold shock-like protein CspD, with protein sequence METGTVKWFNNAKGFGFICPASGGEDIFAHYSTIQMDGYRTLKAGQKVNFSVNQGPKGNHASLIVPLEDGLKSKNSNSINS encoded by the coding sequence ATGGAAACAGGTACTGTGAAATGGTTCAATAATGCAAAGGGCTTTGGATTTATTTGCCCGGCCAGTGGGGGCGAGGATATATTTGCTCACTATTCAACCATTCAGATGGATGGTTATAGGACGCTGAAAGCGGGGCAAAAGGTGAATTTTAGCGTTAATCAAGGCCCTAAGGGTAACCACGCCAGCCTTATTGTGCCTCTGGAAGATGGCTTAAAATCAAAAAATAGTAACTCGATAAACTCGTAA
- the clpS gene encoding ATP-dependent Clp protease adapter ClpS gives MTEFYNNLKVEEFIEDDAKQKLQPPSMYKVILNNDDYTPMEFVVDVLQKFFSYDVEQATQLMLDVHYKGKAVCGIYTAEVAETKAAQVNMYAKEHEHPLLCTLEMV, from the coding sequence ATGACTGAGTTTTATAACAATTTGAAAGTTGAAGAATTTATTGAGGATGATGCAAAACAAAAACTACAACCACCATCAATGTATAAGGTTATTCTTAACAATGACGATTATACCCCTATGGAGTTTGTGGTTGACGTATTGCAAAAGTTCTTTTCTTATGATGTTGAACAAGCAACGCAACTAATGCTGGATGTCCATTACAAAGGGAAGGCAGTTTGCGGAATTTACACGGCAGAGGTCGCAGAAACTAAAGCTGCGCAAGTGAACATGTATGCTAAGGAGCACGAGCATCCGTTACTTTGCACGCTGGAAATGGTCTGA
- the clpA gene encoding ATP-dependent Clp protease ATP-binding subunit ClpA — MLNQELELSLNIAFAKARDNRHEFMTVEHLLLALLSNTSAREALEACKVDLAMLRQELESFIAQTTPLLSENDDRDTQPTLSFQRVLQRAVFHVQSSGRSEVSGANVLVAIFSEQESQAAYLLRKHDVSRLDVVNFISHGTRKDEPDTDSHHSINPVPEEQVMGEDRLENFTTNLNQLAQKGQIDPLVGRQDELERTIQVLCRRRKNNPLFVGESGVGKTAIAEGLAWRIVQRNVPEVMQDCTIYSLDIGSLLAGTKYRGDFEKRFKSLLKTLEQDSKSILFIDEIHTIIGAGAASGGQVDAANLIKPLLSSGRIRVIGSTTYHEFSNIFEKDRALARRFQKIDILEPSSEETVQIINGLRAKYEAHHDVRYTAKAIRAAVELSVKYITDRHLPDKAIDVIDEAGARTRLVPVSRRKKTINVADIETVVARIARIPEKTVSASDKDVLRTLDDRLKMLVFGQDKAIAALTEAIKMSRAGLGQDHKPVGSFLFAGPTGVGKTEVTVQLAKVLNVKLLRFDMSEYMERHTVSRLIGAPPGYIGYDQGGLLTDAIIKHPHSVLLLDEIEKAHPDVFNLLLQVMDNGTLTDNNGRKADFRNVILVMTTNAGVREIQRKSIGFAEQDNSTDGMEEIKRIFTPEFRNRLDGIIWFDALSSDVIQQVVDKFIVELQAQLDEKGVSLEVSADARQWLCDKGYDKAMGARPMARVIQDNLKKPLANELLFGALVHGGSVKIKLDKAKLALIYDFKSAQKSNKKRSEDAVL; from the coding sequence ATGCTCAATCAAGAACTGGAGCTTAGTCTCAACATTGCTTTTGCCAAAGCAAGGGATAACAGGCATGAATTTATGACTGTAGAGCACCTGTTGCTGGCGTTGTTAAGTAATACATCAGCGCGAGAAGCACTGGAGGCTTGTAAAGTCGATTTGGCGATGTTACGCCAGGAATTGGAAAGTTTTATTGCACAAACCACCCCCTTGTTATCTGAGAATGATGACAGGGATACCCAACCAACATTAAGTTTTCAGCGTGTTTTGCAACGTGCGGTATTTCACGTTCAATCTTCGGGACGTTCAGAAGTCTCTGGGGCGAATGTCTTAGTTGCCATTTTTAGTGAACAGGAATCTCAGGCAGCTTATTTACTGCGCAAGCACGACGTCAGTCGTTTGGATGTGGTGAATTTTATCTCTCATGGCACGCGCAAAGATGAGCCAGACACTGATTCCCACCACAGTATCAATCCGGTTCCGGAAGAGCAGGTCATGGGTGAAGATCGATTGGAAAATTTCACTACCAACCTGAATCAATTGGCGCAGAAAGGGCAGATTGATCCACTTGTCGGCCGTCAGGATGAATTGGAAAGAACGATTCAGGTACTGTGCCGTCGCCGCAAGAATAATCCTCTGTTTGTTGGGGAATCCGGTGTGGGTAAGACAGCCATTGCTGAGGGGCTTGCCTGGCGGATTGTCCAAAGGAATGTGCCCGAAGTGATGCAGGATTGTACCATCTATTCTCTGGATATTGGTTCATTGTTGGCCGGTACAAAGTATCGTGGTGATTTTGAGAAGCGCTTCAAGTCTTTGTTAAAAACGTTGGAGCAGGACAGTAAAAGTATTCTCTTTATTGATGAGATCCATACAATTATTGGTGCCGGTGCTGCTTCAGGCGGGCAGGTGGACGCAGCGAATCTCATTAAACCGCTGTTATCCAGTGGGCGTATACGGGTCATTGGTTCAACGACTTATCACGAATTTAGCAATATTTTTGAAAAAGACCGCGCTCTAGCGCGTCGGTTCCAAAAAATTGACATTCTTGAGCCTTCTTCTGAGGAAACGGTACAGATTATCAATGGGTTGCGTGCTAAATATGAAGCTCACCATGATGTCCGTTATACCGCGAAGGCGATTCGTGCCGCCGTTGAGTTATCGGTGAAGTATATTACCGATCGGCATTTGCCGGATAAGGCGATTGATGTCATTGATGAAGCGGGTGCGAGGACAAGGTTAGTGCCAGTGAGTCGCCGCAAGAAGACGATCAATGTTGCTGATATTGAGACCGTTGTTGCTCGTATCGCCCGTATTCCAGAAAAAACCGTGTCAGCCAGTGATAAAGATGTTTTGAGGACACTGGATGATCGTTTGAAGATGTTGGTTTTTGGTCAGGACAAAGCGATTGCTGCCTTGACGGAAGCCATCAAGATGAGCCGTGCTGGATTGGGGCAAGATCATAAGCCGGTAGGATCTTTCTTGTTTGCCGGGCCTACGGGAGTAGGGAAAACCGAAGTCACCGTCCAACTAGCCAAGGTATTGAATGTCAAGTTATTGCGATTCGATATGTCAGAATATATGGAACGCCATACTGTCAGTCGCTTAATTGGTGCTCCGCCGGGTTATATTGGGTATGATCAGGGCGGTTTGTTAACCGATGCCATCATCAAACATCCTCATTCTGTACTGTTGTTGGATGAGATTGAAAAAGCCCATCCCGATGTATTCAATCTTTTGTTGCAGGTGATGGATAACGGTACATTGACCGACAATAATGGCCGTAAGGCGGATTTCCGTAATGTTATTTTGGTGATGACAACCAATGCCGGAGTACGTGAAATACAGCGCAAATCTATTGGGTTCGCTGAACAGGATAACAGTACGGATGGAATGGAAGAGATAAAACGGATTTTCACCCCTGAATTCCGCAATCGTCTTGATGGCATCATCTGGTTTGATGCACTCTCTTCTGACGTTATTCAGCAAGTTGTTGATAAATTCATCGTCGAGTTACAAGCTCAACTGGATGAAAAAGGCGTCTCTCTGGAAGTCAGTGCAGATGCTCGCCAGTGGTTATGTGACAAAGGTTATGATAAGGCGATGGGGGCACGTCCTATGGCTCGTGTCATTCAGGACAACCTCAAAAAACCGCTGGCGAATGAATTGTTATTTGGCGCCTTGGTGCATGGCGGCTCGGTCAAAATTAAACTTGATAAGGCTAAACTGGCATTGATATACGATTTTAAGAGTGCGCAAAAATCGAACAAAAAGAGATCAGAAGATGCCGTGTTATAG
- the infA gene encoding translation initiation factor IF-1 gives MAKEDTNFEMQGTVLETLPNTVFRVELDNGHVVTAHISGKMRKNYIRILTGDKVTVELTTYDPEKGRITFRSR, from the coding sequence ATGGCCAAAGAAGACACTAATTTTGAAATGCAAGGTACTGTGTTAGAAACACTGCCAAATACTGTGTTTCGCGTTGAATTAGACAACGGGCACGTTGTCACTGCTCACATCTCAGGAAAAATGCGTAAGAACTATATCCGCATCCTGACTGGAGACAAGGTTACAGTTGAGCTAACTACATATGATCCGGAAAAAGGACGCATCACCTTCCGTAGCCGCTGA
- the aat gene encoding leucyl/phenylalanyl-tRNA--protein transferase codes for MSIAQLDNSYEFPHPTNALAEPNGLLAFGGDLSAERLRVAYHEGIFPWYSPDEPPLWWSPDPRAVLIPGELHIGRTLRRFIRKHIYQITVNYAFDEVIYHCAQRQEGTWIGPDVQKGYQTLHKEGLAHSIEVWHDHQLVGGLYGVCVGTLFCGESMFSKMENASKCAFVAFYHHFLRHSGQLFDCQVLNHHTESLGAKNIPREKFLQHLYQLRKQSLQSGCWSVQKLDL; via the coding sequence ATGTCGATAGCTCAACTGGATAACTCATATGAATTCCCCCACCCCACTAATGCGCTCGCTGAACCGAATGGTTTATTGGCATTTGGCGGAGATCTAAGTGCAGAACGTTTACGAGTAGCGTATCATGAGGGTATTTTTCCGTGGTATTCGCCTGATGAGCCGCCGTTATGGTGGTCTCCCGACCCTCGGGCTGTGTTGATTCCGGGAGAATTACATATTGGCCGGACACTACGTCGTTTTATTCGCAAACATATTTACCAAATTACGGTAAACTATGCTTTTGATGAAGTGATATATCATTGCGCCCAACGACAAGAAGGCACCTGGATTGGGCCAGATGTTCAAAAAGGTTATCAAACCTTGCATAAGGAAGGTTTGGCTCATTCCATTGAAGTCTGGCATGACCATCAACTTGTGGGTGGCTTATACGGCGTTTGTGTCGGTACACTATTTTGTGGTGAATCGATGTTTAGCAAAATGGAGAATGCGTCCAAATGTGCTTTTGTCGCATTCTACCACCATTTTTTACGTCATAGCGGCCAATTGTTTGACTGTCAGGTATTGAATCACCATACAGAATCATTGGGTGCTAAAAATATTCCGAGAGAAAAGTTTCTCCAGCATCTTTATCAATTAAGAAAGCAGTCATTGCAATCAGGCTGCTGGTCTGTACAAAAGCTGGATTTATAA
- the cydC gene encoding heme ABC transporter ATP-binding protein/permease CydC — MRVLLPFLALYRRHGFLISLGLVLAIVTLLASIGLLTLSGWFLAGTALAGFAGLYTFNYMLPAAGVRGAAIFRTAGRYGERLVSHDATFRVLAHLRIFAFQKILPLSPGGIARFRQGELLNRLVADVETLDHLYLRVISPILAALAVIVVLTFGLGFLDMTLAYTIGGIMLGLLLILPCVFYHAGKPYGRDITLQRGQYRTLLTSTLQGQAELSVFGALKRFRQSMTGIENNWLKSQQKQANLTGLSQAIMIFSTGMTVTLILWLAAAGVGEHGVGEHSQAGALIALFVFCTLAAFEALGPVTVAFQHMGQVISSATRVSQLMHQKPEVTFPAHGPQANGKLSLEIKNVDFTYPGQPLPVLKNISLSLTSGEHIALLGKTGCGKSTLLQLLTRAWDINSGEIQFNQHPISHYDEATLRSMMSVVPQRIHVFSQTLRENLLLAKPDANDDELTTVLQQVGLGYLLDTEKKLNCWMGEGGRQLSGGEQRRLGIARALLHNAPLMLLDEPTEGLDADTEQQILSLLHHRCQHKTLVIVTHRLTGLQYMDRICVMDGGRIIEQGKHTALLAQQGRYYQFYQRQQFHQQQSYPKQG; from the coding sequence TTATTAACACTATCGGGTTGGTTCCTTGCCGGCACAGCGCTGGCTGGATTTGCAGGATTATATACTTTCAACTATATGCTGCCTGCCGCGGGTGTCCGTGGCGCTGCTATTTTTCGCACGGCTGGCCGTTATGGTGAACGGCTTGTCAGCCATGATGCCACATTCCGGGTATTGGCCCATTTACGTATTTTTGCCTTTCAAAAAATACTGCCACTCTCTCCTGGAGGCATTGCCCGTTTTCGTCAAGGTGAGTTACTAAACCGGCTTGTTGCGGATGTCGAAACACTGGATCACCTGTATTTACGCGTGATTTCTCCTATCCTCGCCGCACTCGCGGTTATTGTGGTGTTGACGTTTGGCTTAGGGTTCCTTGATATGACCCTCGCCTATACTATTGGCGGCATTATGTTAGGGTTACTGCTGATATTACCTTGCGTGTTTTATCACGCAGGAAAACCTTACGGCAGAGACATCACCCTGCAACGCGGTCAGTATCGTACATTACTGACCAGCACCTTACAGGGGCAAGCGGAATTAAGCGTGTTCGGCGCACTTAAACGCTTTCGTCAATCCATGACAGGGATTGAAAATAATTGGTTGAAAAGCCAGCAAAAACAAGCTAACTTAACCGGGCTCTCACAAGCTATCATGATTTTTTCCACAGGTATGACAGTCACGCTGATACTGTGGTTAGCAGCGGCAGGTGTGGGAGAACATGGCGTAGGTGAACATAGTCAGGCAGGTGCATTGATAGCACTGTTTGTATTCTGTACCCTTGCTGCGTTTGAAGCCCTTGGGCCAGTCACCGTTGCTTTCCAGCATATGGGGCAGGTCATTTCATCTGCGACGCGTGTTTCCCAGTTGATGCACCAAAAACCGGAAGTCACTTTTCCTGCGCATGGGCCTCAGGCAAACGGCAAACTCAGTCTGGAAATAAAAAATGTCGATTTCACCTATCCTGGTCAACCCCTGCCGGTATTGAAAAATATTTCTCTGTCCCTGACATCAGGCGAGCATATTGCCCTATTGGGAAAAACCGGATGTGGTAAGTCAACGCTCTTGCAATTATTAACCCGTGCATGGGATATCAATAGCGGTGAGATCCAATTCAATCAACACCCTATCTCCCACTATGATGAGGCAACCCTGCGTTCAATGATGTCTGTCGTCCCGCAACGGATACATGTATTTAGCCAGACCTTACGTGAAAACCTTTTATTGGCAAAGCCAGATGCGAATGACGATGAATTAACAACCGTACTGCAACAAGTCGGTTTAGGCTACTTGCTAGACACTGAAAAAAAGCTAAACTGTTGGATGGGTGAAGGTGGGCGCCAACTTTCTGGCGGAGAACAACGTCGTTTAGGTATTGCCAGAGCATTGTTACATAATGCCCCTTTGATGCTTCTGGATGAACCCACTGAAGGACTCGATGCAGATACAGAACAGCAAATTCTGTCACTGCTACACCATCGTTGTCAGCATAAGACTCTGGTTATCGTTACCCATCGGCTGACAGGCTTGCAATATATGGATAGAATCTGTGTTATGGATGGTGGACGTATTATCGAGCAAGGCAAGCATACTGCGCTACTCGCTCAACAGGGGCGTTACTATCAATTTTATCAACGACAACAATTTCATCAGCAACAGAGCTATCCTAAGCAAGGGTGA